In Ogataea parapolymorpha DL-1 chromosome I, whole genome shotgun sequence, the following are encoded in one genomic region:
- a CDS encoding putative membrane protein, with protein MSAIDSPSVSPVSSPSEFRIHNRRGSLLDVGGENSINNFAFAVRRSVNYLSSSVGSRTTLDSESVVPSSPRVTPQLPPEEHTPLLEPPKDDVSEIVISLKSTPVQTVFNSINVLIGLGILSIPLAFRLAGWVMGTAILTLAALSTRYTAVLLGRIQARNQSLKTYHDIAQQAFGARASVLVFVVFALDLYGASVTMVILFADSFNAIFQGLSPAFFKTVLCTGLVLLNALPLRILSFLSFAGIVCTTTTFCVVLVSGLIHRTQPGSLLHPAPTNLWPASLLDLCFSLGLFLAPWGGHAAFPEVYADQKRPEKYTACMSTAFLFSYSMDLATGVVGFLMFGQIVQDEVTKNILLNKAYPAWIPTTIVVLMGILPLSKLPLVCRPILSALDRRLPPLAARLAVSSVLLVSSLLITNFGKIMSLLGSAICFTVCITLPLLFYLRLYHRETHAIRTQVARDLVGGYRTVVSELSAAIEVAMHTRPVNVLRDDPNFDIDVGMLSELDPEPADPHVGAQQRQIREFDMQHALVAESSVSDTSSTVFTRNSAHTAATGFSGGGRSSLGSVASIGPLDDIMNQSLGQLEFSFDEHGNVIANAAGDGVGDVLDVDLDFDLEGPELPELPQQQDREVSIVDLETPKRARSDAGRLKLRRLVCDAEISISTAKMKEDRERYSELMLSGRSIPPVSCMDLISAELQKLPPFMRSLLHSTAATNTSRRYSRASSVSSIEEARRALSGQSSRRGSISSAHIRFEEPIQELSPVAFENDDAMLDISFGDASEPRDENRLHRFYELLVEECRAHGRRLDDSERSDLKQISFDVLVGPCSRKAAVQQFSDLLELCSNSAVYLEPIGTNGRSKWELLQPENINIVAQV; from the exons atGTCTGCAATCGACTCTCCTTCGGTCAGTCCAGTAAGCTCACCGTCGGAGTTCCGCATCCACAACAGAAGAGGCTCGCTACTGGACGTTGGAGGTGAGAATTCGATCAACAATTTTGCCTTTGCCGTTCGACGCTCGGTTAACTATCTCTCCTCGTCGGTAGGGTCCCGAACGACGCTCGACTCCGAGTCTGTGGTGCCGAGCAGCCCGCGCGTGACACCGCAATTGCCGCCCGAAGAGCACACGCCGCTGCTAGAGCCGCCCAAAGATGACGTCTCGGAAATCGTGATCTCTCTCAAGAGCACTCCCGTGCAGACAGTTTTCAACTCCATCAACGTTCTGATCGGACTAGGCATTTTATCTATCCCGCTGGCATTCCGGCTGGCAGGCTGGGTCATGGGCACGGCCATACTGACGCTCGCAGCGCTTTCAACACGATACACGGCCGTGCTGCTGGGCCGGATCCAGGCGCGCAACCAATCGCTGAAAACGTACCACGACATTGCGCAGCAGGCGTTTGGCGCGCGCGCCAGCGTGCTAGTGTTTGTCGTGTTTGCATTGGACCTGTACGGCGCGAGCGTGACGATGGTGATCTTGTTTGCCGACTCGTTCAACgccattttccagggcCTCTCGCCGGCGTTCTTTAAAACCGTGCTGTGCACGGGGCTCGTACTGTTGAACGCGCTGCCGCTGCGCATTCTGTCGTTTTTGAGTTTTGCCGGCATCGTGTGCACCACGACGACTTTTTGCGTGGTGCTGGTATCTGGACTGATCCACCGCACTCAGCCCGGCTCGCTGCTGCACCCAGCACCGACAAACCTGTGGCCGGCGTCCCTGCTGGATTTGTGCTTCAGTCTCGGCCTATTTCTTGCGCCCTGGGGCGGCCACGCAGCGTTCCCAGAGGTGTACGCCGACCAGAAACGGCCCGAAAAATACACCGCGTGCATGTCGACCGcgttcttgttcagctACTCGATGGACCTCGCCACGGGCGTCGTTGGGTTCCTCATGTTTGGGCAAATTGTGCAAGACGAGGTGACAAAAAATATCCTGCTTAATAAAGCGTACCCGGCATGGATTCCGACGACGATCGTCGTTTTGATGGGCATTCTGCCGCTCTCGAAGCTGCCGCTCGTGTGCCGTCCCATTCTGTCGGCGCTGGACCGCCGGCTTCCCCCGCTGGCCGCCAGACTCGCCGTCAGTAGCGTGCTACTTGTGTCGTCGCTGCTAATCACAAATTTCGGCAAAATCATGTCGCTGCTCGGCTCCGCCATCTGCTTCACCGTCTGCATCACGCTGCCCCTGCTGTTCTACCTACGGCTTTACCATA GGGAGACGCATGCTATTAGGACTCAGGTTGCCCGGGATCTGGTTGGGGGCTATAGGACTGTCGTGAGCGAGCTTAGCGCGGCGATCGAGGTCGCCATGCACACGCGGCCGGTCAACGTGCTGCGCGACGACCCCAACTTCGACATTGACGTGGGCATGCTGTCGGAGCTGGACCCTGAGCCGGCAGACCCCCACGTAGGggcgcagcagcggcagaTCCGCGAATTTGATATGCAGCACGCACTTGTCGCTGAGTCGTCGGTCTCAGACACCTCCAGCACGGTGTTTACGCGCAACTCTGCGCACACGGCCGCGACTGGGTTCAGTGGTGGCGGACGCTCGTCGCTGGGCTCtgtcgcgtcgatcggcccGCTGGACGATATCATGAACCAGAgtcttggccagctggagTTTTCGTTCGACGAGCACGGCAACGTGATCGCCAATGCGGCAGGCGACGGCGTCGGCGACGTGCTCgacgtcgatcttgatttCGACCTCGAAGGGCCCGAGCTGCCCGAGCTGCCGCAACAGCAGGACAGAGAAGTGTCAATTGTGGACCTGGAGACGCCCAAACGGGCGCGCAGCGACGCCGGACGGTTGAAATTACGCAGACTTGTTTGCGACGCTGAGATCTCGATTTCCACCGCCAAAATGAAAGAGGACCGCGAGCGATACTCGGAGCTGATGCTCTCCGGCCGCAGTATTCCGCCAGTGTCGTGCATGGATCTTATTAGTGCAGAGTTGCAGAAGCTGCCGCCCTTCATGCGATCGCTGCTGCATTCAACAGCTGCTACCAATACGTCGCGCCGCTACAGCCGTGCTTCAAGCGTGTCGTCCATTGAAGAGGCCCGGCGTGCGCTTTCTGGCCAGTCGTCGCGTCGGGGAAGTATCTCGAGCGCACACATCCGGTTCGAAGAGCCGATCCAAGAATTGAGCCCTGTCGCATTTgagaacgacgacgcgATGCTCGACATCAGTTTTGGCGACGCGTCCGAGCCACGCGACGAGAACCGTCTGCACAGGTTTTATGAGTTGCTGGTAGAGGAGTGTCGCGCACACGGCCGCAGACTGGACGATAGCGAGCGGTCTGATTTGAAGCAGATCAGTTTTGACGTGCTGGTGGGCCCGTGCTCGAGAAAGGCCGCCGTTCAGCAGTTCAGCGacctccttgagctctgcTCAAATAGCGCGGTATATTTGGAGCCAATTGGCACGAACGGGCGGTCCAAGTGGGAGCTACTGCAGCCGGAAAATATCAACATCGTTGCACAGGTTTGA
- a CDS encoding Mitochondrial isoleucyl-tRNA synthetase, null mutant is deficient in respiratory growth, translating into MLQRVFVRHKSSFSATVRLPQTKFPGRTDQHAVQTQLLPQVTTELYDWNNRREVKSIQELFILHDGPPYANGDLHIGHALNKILKDIIVRFELLSGKKVHYRPGWDCHGLPIELKALEQIAQHKKTRKKEIKRKLKTSPNPELEAELAALEARLKPLEIIELCKQHALSTQQSQSAQFQRMGIMGDFANPYRTLDKNFVARQLRVFKRLFDNNLIKRQEKPVYWGCENATALAEGELEYNPEHRSTAVYVKFPLEHPPEAFGPQPVYALIWTSTPWTLAANRAISVNENMAYTIVESKGDRLIVAQKLVNSLRTIDPELRETDIQIPGSELLGCRYRNLLLVGGSQDTSLPILHGDHVTDSAGTGLVHTAPGHGQDDYFVCLKHSIQPYSPVNEHGKYTDELPDNDLQELVGLRVLGEGTQKMVAKLEKLRLCYHLDPNYTHSYPYDWRSKKPIIIRSTPQWFIDVGKIKAVTTELLQKNVQFFPPRGSNRLVSFINLRNEWCISRQRSWGVPIPVVYHKQTGEPLINDLVIERISQVIAAEDVESWFGESPMEKWIPSECNVNPDDYVRGTDTMDVWFDSGSSWTLVEQFLESTGLLPQAVARGYLADVYLEGSDQHRGWFQSSVLTKIGATAPGEPAVLPYGKIITHGFTLDEKGDKMSKSLGNTIVPVDIVEGNKAKKVPGLGIDGLRLWVAQADYTSDMAVGPVILNRVADVVKKLRFTFRFLLGNIGDMEQTVDYAQLDAMDRYILSRLASFEKKARQCYEAHNYSKIIKDMNQLVNVDLSSLYFDIRKDPLYTDFADSLKRRSTQTVFVEVLKVLTSVLAPIMPIMAQEAWNHSPELVTDGLRSSFMRGWYEVPQQYLNPELEAEMEQLLKLSHQIKTAIDKTLRSTETMKMASETEIYVDVAPETALGALVSKYEAQMTEYLMVSKFHLNTERPKDVLLETTDGDISIAVTRTDLDKCPRCWRYAVEGPAELCKRCTEVVACT; encoded by the coding sequence ATGCTCCAGCGGGTTTTTGTCCGCCACAAGTCCTCGTTTTCGGCCACCGTCCGGCTGCCCCAGACAAAATTCCCCGGTCGCACCGATCAGCACGCCGTGCAGACACAGCTGCTGCCGCAGGTCACGACGGAACTGTACGATTGGAACAACCGTCGCGAAGTGAAAAGTATACAAGAgctatttattttgcaCGACGGCCCCCCGTACGCCAATGGCGATCTTCACATTGGCCATGCTCTGAACAAAATTCTCAAGGACATAATTGTGCgatttgagcttctgaGCGGCAAGAAAGTGCACTATCGTCCCGGCTGGGACTGCCACGGCCTGCCGATCGAACTGAAGGCACTGGAACAGATTGCGCAGCATAAAAAGACGCGCAAAAAGGAGATCAAACGAAAGCTCAAGACCAGCCCCAATCCAGAGCTCGAGGCCGAACTGGCTGCGCTCGAGGCCAGGCTAAAACCGCTGGAGATCATCGAGCTCTGCAAACAGCATGCGCTATCGACACAACAGTCCCAATCCGCCCAATTCCAACGTATGGGCATTATGGGAGACTTTGCCAATCCATACAGAACACTCGACAAAAACTTTGTTGCGCGGCAGCTGCGCGTGTTCAAACGACTGTTTGACAACAATCTCATCAAAAGACAGGAAAAGCCGGTCTACTGGGGGTGCGAGAACGCCACGGCGCTGGCCGAGGGAGAGCTCGAGTACAACCCGGAGCACCGCTCGACCGCAGTGTATGTCAAATTTCCGCTAGAGCACCCGCCAGAAGCATTCGGCCCTCAGCCCGTGTACGCTCTCATATGGACGTCGACGCCGTGGACGCTGGCTGCGAACCGGGCGATCTCCGTCAACGAGAACATGGCGTACACCATAGTGGAATCAAAGGGCGACCGGCTGATTGTGGCGCAGAAACTGGTCAATTCTCTAAGAACGATCGATCCAGAATTACGTGAGACGGACATTCAAATTCCCGGCTCAGAACTGCTCGGTTGCCGCTACCGAAATCTGCTGCTTGTCGGTGGCAGCCAAGACACGAGCCTTCCTATCCTGCACGGCGACCACGTGACAGATTCTGCCGGTACCGGTCTAGTCCACACGGCTCCTGGCCACGGACAGGACGACTATTTTGTGTGTCTAAAGCACAGTATTCAACCGTACTCACCCGTCAACGAGCATGGAAAGTACACGGACGAGCTGCCGGACAACGACTTACAGGAGCTTGTTGGTCTGCGTGTGCTTGGCGAGGGTACgcagaaaatggtggctAAACTAGAGAAGCTACGGCTCTGCTACCATCTGGATCCAAACTATACCCATTCGTACCCGTACGACTGGCGGTCGAAAAAACCGATTATTATCCGCTCGACGCCGCAATGGTTCATTGACGTGGGTAAGATCAAGGCTGTCACCAccgagctgctccagaaaaacgtACAGTTCTTCCCACCGCGCGGCTCGAACCGACTGGTCTCGTTCATCAATTTGCGGAACGAGTGGTGCATTTCCAGACAGCGCAGCTGGGGCGTGCCGATCCCCGTGGTGTACCACAAGCAGACGGGCGAGCCACTGATCAATGACCTTGTGATTGAGCGTATTTCACAGGTCATTGCCGCGGAGGACGTCGAGAGCTGGTTTGGCGAGTCGCCAATGGAAAAATGGATCCCGTCCGAGTGCAACGTGAACCCAGATGACTACGTTCGCGGCACAGACACGATGGACGTGTGGTTTGACTCCGgctcgagctggacttTGGTGGAGCAGTTCTTAGAGTCCACAGGGCTGCTTCCGCAGGCGGTGGCTCGCGGATATCTGGCTGATGTGTATTTGGAGGGTTCTGACCAGCACCGGGGCTGGTTCCAGTCGAGTGTGCTGACCAAGATCGGCGCGACTGCGCCTGGAGAGCCTGCAGTGCTGCCGTACGGGAAAATAATTACGCACGGGTTCACGCTCGACGAAAAAGGAGACAAAATGTCCAAATCGCTCGGAAACACTATTGTTCCGGTCGATATTGTTGAAGGGAACAAAGCAAAGAAAGTGCCCGGTCTGGGAATTGATGGGCTGCGTCTCTGGGTGGCCCAGGCCGACTACACGTCGGATATGGCTGTGGGGCCGGTGATCCTAAACAGGGTGGCCGACGTGGTGAAGAAACTGCGTTTCACGTTCCGATTTCTGCTTGGAAACATCGGCGACATGGAGCAGACAGTTGATTATGCCCAGTTGGACGCCATGGATAGATACATTTTGTCCCGGCTGGCGTCGTTCGAGAAGAAAGCTCGCCAGTGCTACGAAGCGCACAATTACTcgaaaatcatcaaggacaTGAATCAGCTGGTCAACGTGGACCTTTCTTCGCTTTACTTTGACATTCGCAAGGATCCTCTGTATACGGACTTTGCAgacagcttgaaaagaCGCAGCACACAGACGGTATTTGTGGAGGTGCTTAAGGTGCTAACGAGCGTGCTGGCTCCCATAATGCCGATTATGGCGCAAGAGGCGTGGAACCACTCGCCAGAGCTGGTCACTGACGGGCTACGGTCCTCGTTTATGCGTGGATGGTACGAAGTTCCGCAACAGTACCTAAATCctgagctggaggccgagatGGAACAGCTGCTAAAACTCAGTCACCAGATCAAGACTGCCATAGACAAGACGCTGCGTAGCACAGAAACCATGAAAATGGCCTCCGAAACAGAAATTTACGTGGACGTTGCTCCCGAGACTGCTCTGGGTGCTCTTGTTTCCAAGTATGAGGCTCAGATGACTGAGTATTTGATGGTGTCTAAATTCCACCTGAACACAGAACGTCCAAAGGACGTTTTGTTGGAGACTACAGACGGGGACATTTCTATCGCAGTTACGAGAACAGACCTCGATAAATGTCCTCGTTGCTGGCGGTACGCCGTGGAGGGTCCTGCCGAGCTGTGCAAAAGATGCACGGAGGTGGTAGCATGTACATAG
- a CDS encoding Beta subunit of the oligosaccharyl transferase (OST) glycoprotein complex, with protein sequence MIFLLFLLTPLAWALSSALEDSRTLVVYDTRLPEFESQYSKLFEMLRGRNLQPELALVGPESEPLELFRNGYRRYQNLLILPTTAKDLVDTDTLLRFTQDGGDVFVVSDNTGMQTEVVLFLNELGIYPSPKGYRYIDHHNGDTLEVPDIHNKVVLHTEKPILYKDGSVALLSNSEFLVPVVRAPRTSYTFNVDEGRVNADSTWHSGSQGYLFVGLQGLNNARVFWTGSAASFKDESFNEELVSDLINWTFQISGLIKATSVTHYNENGDSGYKIKDTTTFEIGVSEWDGEKWAPFTDCEDLQLEFVMLDPYYRLTLAPKRVENSSQIYGTTFQIPDQHGMFTYKVLYQREGYSFIDESVTVPVRHLANDEYPRSWEITNSWVYLSSALAVMVGWFVFVVVFVYSGNKKLGKEKTN encoded by the coding sequence ATGATTTTTCTCTTGTTTCTTCTGACCCCCTTGGCCTGGGCGCTGTCCTCGGCCCTGGAAGACTCCAGAACGCTCGTGGTGTACGACACAAGACTGCCGGAGTTTGAGTCGCAGTACTCGAAGCTCTTCGAGATGCTCAGGGGCAGAAACCTGCAGCCTGAGTTGGCACTGGTTGGTCCTGAGTCTGAGCCTCTCGAGCTGTTCAGAAACGGCTACAGACGGTACCAGAACCTGCTGATCCTGCCGACGACCGCCAAGGATCTAGTTGACACCGACACGCTGCTCAGGTTCACCCAGGACGGCGGAGACGTGTTTGTGGTGTCCGACAATACGGGCATGCAGACCGAAGTCGTGCTGTTCCTGAACGAATTGGGCATCTATCCAAGCCCAAAGGGTTACAGATACATCGACCACCACAACGGCGACACACTGGAGGTGCCAGACATCCATAACAAGGTTGTGTTGCACACGGAAAAGCCTATTTTGTATAAGGATGGGTCTGTCGCATTGCTCTCGAATAGCGAGTTCCTGGTGCCTGTTGTGCGCGCTCCGCGCACGTCATACACCTTCAATGTCGATGAGGGACGTGTCAATGCCGACTCGACGTGGCACTCCGGCTCCCAGGGCTACCTGTTTGTCGGACTGCAGGGCTTAAATAACGCTCGTGTTTTCTGGACCGGCTCAGCAGCTAGCTTCAAAGACGAGTCTTTCAACGAGGAGCTCGTTTCAGACCTGATAAACTGGACGTTCCAGATTTCTGGACTCATCAAGGCTACGTCAGTGACACATTACAACGAAAATGGAGATTCCGGAtacaaaatcaaagatACAACAACCTTCGAGATCGGCGTGTCCGAGTGGGACGGCGAAAAATGGGCCCCATTCACAGATTGCGAGGATCTTCAACTGGAGTTCGTTATGCTAGACCCATACTATAGACTCACGCTTGCTCCTAAGCGTGTGGAAAACTCGTCGCAGATCTACGGCACCACGTTCCAGATCCCAGATCAACACGGCATGTTCACGTACAAGGTGCTCTACCAGCGCGAGGGATACAGCTTCATCGACGAGAGCGTGACCGTTCCCGTGCGCCATCTTGCCAATGACGAGTATCCGCGGTCCTGGGAGATCACCAACTCGTGGGTGTATCTGAGCAGTGCTCTTGCGGTCATGGTGGGGTGGTTTGTTTTCGTGGTGGTGTTTGTCTATTCGGGAAACAAAAAGCTCGGCAAGGAAAAGACAAATTGA
- a CDS encoding Glucose-6-phosphate 1-epimerase, producing the protein MPIEASDDKVELISPENPNTKVSVLLYGATITSWTIEGVEQLWLSSAAKLDGSRPVRGGIPLVFPVFGKSSAPGFDQLPQHGFARNSTWEFLGQTKENPPTVQFGLGPEQANKEVYSKWDNGDNDFTLLLTIELQPDALITTIEVANSDSKPWKFNWLFHTYLAVDDIDDTLVNNLPGETCYDQLLAETYEEKAPAIDFNGELDRIYQNVSCEKLLQVIELGKVVHNVERRNLPDVVVWNPWANKAAGMADFEPKDGFHKMVCIEPGHVHDFVTLEPGESWTGSQIIRKGDAIKLQAI; encoded by the coding sequence ATGCCAATCGAAGCAAGCGACGACAAAGTGGAGCTCATTTCCCCGGAAAACCCAAACACCAAGGTGTCTGTGCTGCTCTACGGAGCCACCATCACGTCCTGGACCATTGAGGGcgtcgagcagctgtgGCTGTCATCGGCGGCCAAGCTGGACGGGTCCAGGCCGGTCAGAGGCGGCATCCCGCTGGTGTTCCCCGTGTTCGGCAAGAGCAGCGCGCCAGGGTTCGACCAGCTGCCGCAGCACGGCTTTGCCCGAAACTCCACCTGGGAGTTCCTGGGCCAGACAAAAGAAAACCCGCCAACCGTGCAGTTTGGTCTCGGTCCCGAACAGGCCAACAAGGAGGTGTACTCCAAGTGGGACAACGGCGACAACGACTtcacgctgctgctgacgATCGAGCTCCAGCCAGACGCGCTCATCACAACGATCGAGGTGGCCAATTCGGACTCCAAGCCGTGGAAATTCAATTGGCTGTTTCACACATACCTGGCCGTCGACGACATTGACGACACTTTGGTGAACAACTTGCCGGGCGAGACATGCtacgaccagctgctggctGAGACGTACGAGGAAAAGGCGCCGGCCATCGATTTTaacggcgagctcgacagAATCTATCAAAACGTCTCGTGCGAGAAGCTATTGCAGGTGATCGAGCTGGGCAAGGTGGTCCACAACGTGGAGAGAAGAAACTTGCCCGACGTGGTGGTGTGGAACCCATGGGCCAATAAGGCCGCCGGCATGGCCGACTTCGAGCCAAAGGACGGCTTCCACAAGATGGTGTGCATCGAGCCTGGTCACGTGCACGACTTCGTCACGCTGGAGCCGGGCGAGTCCTGGACCGGGTCGCAGATCATCCGAAAGGGCGACGCGATCAAGCTCCAGGCTATATAA
- a CDS encoding phosphoinositide phosphatase: MRVYLNKSPRSVAIVSDGFALLLREMHGQVSKESKPKCVIEFVPEQLVPLHKYVELKGLGGSEIHAVLGIVYMKGLVFVGFVTGRSEVGSVRINERIYKITATTFVCLNSDSYDYALFDGRIKTHEDFPEIPVHSIIRLLATGTFYYSPCFDIVSRFQERGVRSARSVSSFNLVDDYDGRFAWNRSMIGQLQLFRNRLSKDERRVFNAGQFVVSIIRGFAQTVTVNENEGLLTIISKQSCLKGAPMFGPYCADDDGNVPNFVETEIILTNKYYCFALVQLSGNVPLVWKLESQLVSTKIEFPRSEEASNVAFSKHFETLILEHGAVHVIDALSKSGDQPELSRRYAKMVQQSPYWGDHLSYTKADIPSSLIFKSSYHYLAPLMQQISDHLKTYEAFCFDIETRTYIGRQSGVLLVNTLASTERANTIMAAVSAEVLDYFFKFLNFTPGSEFWAKHQFLWTENGACLERMVEGYTSSKTKTKSGGFVGKVAEKSKKYVSSPSSVTFSKQNQFDKLLGLRDSQVEVELYDPIHDYVVAELQKRAEEFTMTKELSLWTGTFNVNAIKYDGDLTSWFFPVPEKYQEYDIIAVGLEEVVELSPGKMLNIDASTKIFWEKKIKETLNWFKEGIGYTLLKSEQLGGILSLVFVQEKIFEYISNVETSFKKTGFRGISANKGGIAIAFDYSSSIRLCFIASHLAAGHHNVDERHQNYKAIANGLRFRHNKSIRDFDCVFWVGDFNFRIDLPNEQVRTHLDEVSFSPLFEYDQLNKQMATGESFPYFNEMAINFPPTYKFDRGTDVYDTSDKQRVPAWTDRILSLARSKNVVLRQLEYGCAQEIKFSDHKPVYGVFHAKLDIADQKIMSEIEKQLYETRKVELVGVNSLVLAQNINESTFLLTHGLPAPSGKTTGAKWWIPGGTSGKIKVSFPEVDSGRYVINPKLPPNPFTKTTEEEFVKKPVESIGPNSE; encoded by the coding sequence ATGAGGGTATATCTGAACAAGAGCCCACGGTCGGTGGCCATTGTGTCGGATGGATTCGCGCTGCTGTTGCGAGAGATGCACGGCCAGGTGTCCAAGGAGAGCAAGCCCAAGTGTGTGATCGAATTTGTGCccgagcagctcgttccATTGCACAAGTACGTGGAGCTCAAGGGACTCGGCGGATCCGAGATCCACGCAGTGTTGGGAATCGTGTACATGAAGGGTCTGGTGTTTGTCGGGTTTGTGACCGGCCGATCGGAAGTTGGGTCGGTGCGCATCAACGAGCGCATTTACAAAATCACAGCCACAACGTTTGTATGTCTGAACAGCGATTCGTATGACTATGCGCTGTTTGACGGGCGAATCAAAACACATGAGGACTTCCCTGAGATCCCTGTGCACTCAATTATCCGCCTGCTGGCCACAGGAACGTTTTACTACTCGCCCTGCTTCGACATAGTGTCGCGGTTCCAAGAACGAGGAGTCCGCAGCGCACGGTCGGTCTCGTCGTTCAATCTGGtcgacgactacgacgGCCGCTTTGCGTGGAACCGCAGCATGATTGGCCAGCTGCAATTGTTCCGCAATCGGCTCAGCAAGGACGAAAGACGAGTATTTAACGCGGGCCAGTTCGTGGTATCGATAATCCGTGGTTTTGCGCAGACTGTGACcgtcaacgagaacgaagGGCTCCTCACGATCATCTCGAAACAGAGCTGTCTCAAAGGTGCGCCCATGTTTGGGCCGTACTgcgccgacgacgacggcaacGTGCCGAACTTTGTCGAGACAGAGATCATTCTTACCAACAAATACTACTGTTTTGCGCTGGTCCAGCTGAGCGGCAACGTTCCCCTCGTGTGGAAACTCGAGTCGCAGCTGGTCTCGACGAAAATCGAGTTCCCCAGGTCCGAGGAGGCGTCGAACGTTGCGTTTTCCAAACACTTTGAAACGCTCATTCTCGAACACGGCGCAGTGCACGTGATAGACGCTCTCTCCAAAAGCGGCGACCAGCCAGAACTCAGCCGTCGGTATGCAAAAATGGTGCAGCAGTCGCCATATTGGGGCGACCATCTTTCGTACACCAAGGCAGACATCCCGAGCTCGCTCATTTTCAAGTCCAGCTACCATTATCTGGCCCCGCTGATGCAGCAGATCTCGGACCATCTCAAGACCTACGAGGCTTTCTGCTTTGACATAGAAACACGCACATACATTGGACGACAGTCTGGTGTTTTATTGGTCAATACACTGGCCTCGACCGAACGGGCAAACACCATCATGGCTGCTGTGTCTGCCGAGGTGCTCGATtactttttcaaatttcTAAATTTTACTCCGGGCTCCGAGTTCTGGGCCAAGCACCAGTTCTTGTGGACAGAAAACGGAGCTTGTTTGGAAAGAATGGTGGAAGGGTACACCTCGAGCAAGACCAAGACCAAGAGCGGTGGTTTTGTAGGCAAGGTGGCAGAAAAGTCCAAGAAATACGTCTCTTCGCCGTCGTCTGTGACGTTCAGCAAGCAGAACCagttcgacaagctgctaGGCCTGCGCGACTCGCAGGTGGAAGTTGAATTGTACGACCCGATCCACGATTACGTGGTGGCCGAGCTTCAGAAACGGGCAGAGGAGTTCACAATGACCAAAGAACTCAGTCTCTGGACAGGCACGTTCAACGTTAACGCGATCAAATACGACGGCGACCTTACGAGCTGGTTCTTCCCTGTCCCTGAAAAATACCAGGAGTATGATATCATAGCAGTCGGgctcgaggaggtggtggagctgAGTCCTGGCAAGATGCTGAACATTGATGCATCCACCAAGATATTCtgggagaaaaaaatcaaggagaCGCTCAACTGGTTCAAGGAGGGCATCGGCTACACCCTGCTCAAAAGCGAGCAGCTGGGCGGGATTTTGAGCTTGGTGTTTGTCCAGGAGAAAATTTTCGAGTACATCAGCAACGTCGAGACCAGTTTCAAAAAAACCGGGTTCCGGGGTATTTCGGCCAACAAGGGCGGCATAGCCATTGCGTTCGActactcgtcgtcgatccGGCTGTGTTTCATTGCGTCGCATCTGGCCGCCGGACACCACAACGTGGATGAGCGACATCAAAACTATAaggccattgccaacgGGCTGCGGTTCAGACACAACAAGAGCATCCGGGACTTTGACTGTGTTTTCTGGGTCGGTGACTTCAACTTCCGGATTGACCTCCCCAACGAGCAGGTGCGCACGCATCTGGACGAGGTCAGTTTCTCGCCGCTGTTTGAGTACgaccagctcaacaagcagaTGGCCACGGGCGAGTCTTTCCCATATTTCAACGAGATGGCCATCAATTTCCCGCCAACGTACAAGTTTGACCGCGGCACAGATGTCTACGACACTTCCGACAAACAAAGAGTGCCTGCGTGGACGGACCGGATCCTGAGTCTTGCACGGAGCAAGAACGTTgtgctgcgccagctggAATACGGCTGTGCACAGGAGATCAAGTTCAGCGACCACAAGCCGGTGTACGGCGTGTTCCACGCCAAGCTGGACATTGCGGACCAAAAGATCATGTCGgagatcgagaaacagctgtACGAAACGCGCAAGGTGGAGCTAGTGGGGGTGAACTCGCTGGTTCTGGCGCAGAACATCAACGAGTCGACTTTCTTGCTCACACACGGCCTGCCTGCTCCGTCGGGCAAGACGACGGGGGCCAAATGGTGGATCCCCGGTGGCACGTCGGGCAAGATCAAGGTGAGCTTCCCAGAGGTCGATAGCGGCAGGTACGTCATCAACCCCAAGCTGCCCCCTAATCCGTTTACGAAAACTacagaggaagagtttgTGAAAAAACCAGTGGAATCGATTGGCCCGAACTCGGAGTGA